DNA from Prevotella sp. oral taxon 299 str. F0039:
GCGTGATGAGAACTCTAATCTCAAACGTCGTGACCTTCGTTTGGTTCAAGTTCGTGATGCAGTTGCTGCAACATCAACTCAGATCCTACAAGGTATCACCCGTGCTGCATTGCAAACTAAGAGCTTCATGAGCTCTGCTTCGTTCCAAGAAACAACTAAGGTACTTAACGAAGCTGCAATTCGTGGTAAGGTAGATTACTTAGAAGGAATGAAAGAAAACGTAATTTGCGGTCACCTAATACCTGCAGGTACAGGTCTTCGCAAGTGGGATAAGATCATCGTTGGTTCGAAAGAAGTTTACGATAGATTACAAGCAAATAAAAGAAATGTACTTGATTACGCTGAAAATCAAGTAGCAGAGAACGAGCAATAACGTTCTTTTATCAATCATAAGAAGAGGAAATATACTTAGGGTTATTTCCTCTTTTTTTTATATATAGATCTTTTGATAAAGAAAGTTTATTAGCTGTAATAATCTTGTTTTGTTATCTGTTCTCTTAACTTTGTGGTTTTACGAAAGAAAACCTCTATCACTTTATTTCGATCTTTGTAGAACAAATCCTTCTCTATTATCCAATAGCCTCCTTAGGCACTTCTTTTGTGGTAATATAATGAGTCTAGAGTTTATTTATCGTATTGCATTCAATCATTAGTAAGGGTTTGGTCTAATCTTATTCTATGTTTTATTTGGGGATAGAAAGATTTATTTATAAACAAAGAACAGTGCTATAATATTATATAGCACTGTTCTTTGCTTTGACTTATATTCTTCTATTATCTAAATTACATTGTTATTGTAGTGAATAGCATTGCTTTTAATTGGCGATCTCAAAGCTCCTTAATATAAAGGGCGGAGAGATTGAAAAACATTAGCGTTTGTTCTTCGCCATTTGGATAGTCATCTTGCCGATGAAGATACCGCTTTTTCCGTTTTGGTCGTTATAAACAATGTTGTTGTCGAGGTCTTTATGGGTTCTAAGGGTTTCAAAGAAAGTGTGTGAGTGACCGCCCAACACCAAGTCTACATACCGAGTTTGAGGGATAAGAAGTTGTTCATTCATCGTCTTTTCAGTCCAACCTAAATGCGAGATACATATAATAAGGTCGCATTTCTCTTTGTTTTTAAGAGTCGAAACCACCTCGTTGGTAGCAGTGATAGGATTGATATAACGCACCGTTTCATAGTTCTTAGCGTCCACCAAACCATCTAATTGAGGAGAAAGACCAAATACTCCAATCTTAATTCCCTTACGTTTCAAAATGATATAAGGCTTAACAATCTTTGCAAGAGGCGTTCCTGTGAAGTCGTAATTAGCACAAACGATGGGGAATTTCGCCTTTTTAAAGAGTCGTTCCATATTTTTTAAGCCGAAATCGAACTCGTGATTACCAATTGTTACGGCATCATAATGCATCTTATTCATTAGTCCTACTTCCACATCTCCTTTGAAAAGAGTGTAGTAGGGCGACCCTTGCGAAAAATCACCGCTATCGAACAGCAATAGATCGGGATTTTTTTTGCGTTCCTCCTTCAACATAGCTATGCGACGAAGAAAGCCTCCTCTACCAGCTTTTAACGTGTCTGCAAGTTGTGGATTCAATGGATATATGCAGCTATGGGTATCGTTAGTGTGTAAAATAACCAACTCTTTTGTTCCCTTTTCGGTCGATTTTGCAATGCTTTTGGTTTGGGCTTCACTTTTTGATACAACGAATGTAGCTGCTAAACTGAGTGCTATAATAAGTTTTTTCATTGTCTTTTTTGAAGTAAATGAATGAATAATTAGGGTAAAATAGTGATTCGTCCTTCCACCTTTGCACCCACTTTGTTGCCTTGTTTGGCAACCTCTCTGAAGTAATCCATAATAATAAATCGCACATTACTATGATAGTCTTGAGGCGAAAGCACGTTTGTTCTGCTCTTAAATGCCTCTAACTTGTCGTTACCTTGAGCCAAATAGTCGAGTGTTGCGATGCGATATTGCTTGTTAGAATCTATTGGTTGGTTGCTGATAAGAGCCTTTTTCAATTCGCCTTGCTTTGTTATCTCGAGGTGAACTGCGCTACTTACGCCCTCACCACCAGTAGAAGCGATTTGCTTAAACAGCTCCATCACCTTCTCTCCGCTAAGATTTAAGAAACAAATCTTATTCTCAAATGGAGCAACGTCCACCACATCACCCACCGTAATGTCGCCTTTTGCAAATGCAGCTCTTATGCCTCCGATGTTATAAACAGCGAAATCCACTTGCTGTTGATAGGGTTTTGCACCCCAAACAAGAATGTCTGAGAGCAAATTAGATAGCGGACTCTCTGGTCGATAGTTTGCTAATGGCATCGAAGTAGTACCTACAACGGGTGCCATAATGCTGTCTACACGGTGTTTAAAGGGTTCCATGAACTTGTTGGCGTCGGTATCTGGACTTGCATCATATCTGTTATCGATAAGTATTCTTTCACGAGTGATATTCGAAAGGTGATATCCTGAGCTACAAGAAGCACACAATATCACCGATAAAAAGCAAGAGCTTATAATGTGTTTTGTGTTCATATTTACGATGAGTTATATTTACAAAAATAGATGTTTTTATGCAATTTGAATACAATATATGTGTTAAAAGTGCCACTTTTTATCTGTAGCAAAGTCTTTTTTTTGTAATAATGAAGATAAGAAAGAGTGTAAAAAGTAATATAAAAACAAGAAAGCAGAAAACCAAAGGAGGTCTTCTGCTTCTCAATTTATTGTTTGTTGGATAGCTTATTCGTTTGTTTTATATCTCAAAATAGAGCATATAATATCCATTTGAACGAATAGTTATCATGTTGTTTGTGGCTTTGTTGAGTGTACCTTGCCACCATTCGGAGGTGGGATAGAGACTCCATTTCAGTCCTTCAGATTGCAATTGGGTGCAAGAGAAATTGAAGATGCTCACAGCCTTGCCTGCCTTTGTTTCAAAAGAACAGGTATTTTGGGCAGGAACAAAGTAGCCATAGTCGCTTAAATACACAGGTTCAAGGTTGAATTCTTTAAAATAACGTATTATTAAAGAAATGTTGCCCAGTGTGTGATCCTCTCTTTTCCCCGTTGCTCCAACATACAAAATGCGTTTAAAACCTAAGCTTTTGCAATGCAAAGTAGCTTTGGTTAAATCGTTGTTTTCTTGCTCTTCAACAACATGTAGAATGTCTTGATACTGCTCTTTTAATGCTTGTGGCAACGAATCGCAGTCGCCTACAATGGCATGAGGCACCAATCCGTGTTCAATGAGGGTTGCTCCTGCACCATCACAACAGCATATATAGGGACTATTTTTTAAGAAATGCCATGCCAATTGCGATGTGGGGAACAAGCCATTAGCCACAATTACAGCATCGAAAAGCGTACTTTCATTTAGTTTCTTTATCATTCTTGTAGGGTGATGTTTTTTTGTTTGAGCATCATTTGCTTCCATTTAAACCAGCCTAAGATGGCAATAACGACATAAAGTCCATATAAACCAGCTTTGAAAGGTATGCCTTTATAAACATAAAGTATGGTGCAAATAATGTCTACAATAATCCAAAATAACCATTGTTCGATGTATTTTCTAGCCAAAGCCCATAGCCCTATAAAGCTAGCAGCGTTGGTAAAAGCATCTAATGCAGGTACACTACTATCGGTAAAGGTAACTAAAATATAGTATGTAACAGCCCATGTGGTAAACATTATGAGTGTAACGGGAAGATAAAGGCGTTGAGGCATGTGTGTAATGGCACTCGCACCATGTTGCGAACCCTTTGCCTTGTTGTCCCATTTCCACATCATGTAGCCATAAATACCAGCGAAAGTGTAGTACACAGCCATTCCTGCATCGCCATAAAGTCCATGCGAATAATATAGATAAACGTCCATAGCAGGCATTATTATACCCACAAACCAGAGCGCAATACTTGCTCTATACTCTAAATAAATATAGACTAAACCGAGTATTGTGGTGAAAATATCTAACCAATGTTGGACTATATAGCTTGTAATCATATTTTATCTTAGAAGTTTAAAGATAGGTGTGCCATGAAATTAAAGGGCGCAGAAGGAGCAAATCCTGCTGCATCTGTATCGTAAGGACCTTGTGTGTTCACTGCAGTTAGTTTGTTATTCACCTTTGTGTATTCTGGTCCTGCCCAACCATTGTTGTCATATTTTGCGCTAAATAGGTTGTAGAAGCTCACACCAAAGGTTGCATCTTTCACGCCTAAACGCTTTAACGAGAAGTTATAAGATAGGTCTAGGTCGGTAACACAATAGCTCTTTAACATCATTGTAGAAAGAACAGGGTTGCTATCCTTATCTTTTGATACCATATTTCTTATACCAGTGTTGGTTAAGTATTGCTCACCTACATAGCGATTGATTAACATTGCTTTGAAACCTTTATAGTTAAAGGTGAAGATGTTGTTAAACATTGCGCTTGGAGAGAATGATAATGGCGATTCACCTTCAATGACTTGAGTTGCACCTTTGTCGTCGGTTACGCTCACATTGCTCACTCTATTCTTCGAGAAAGTAGCGTTTGCGCTCCATTCAAACCATGATGTTGGCTTGTAGTTCATTTCCAATTCAACACCCATACGATAGCTCTTTGCGAAGTTTCTTGTAATAGCTTCACCCAAGTTGTTTACCTCTCCAGTTAAAACAAATTGATCTTTGTAATTCATGTGGTAGAAGTTTACACCAGCATTGAACTTCTTTAATCTTAATTGATAGCCCACTTCAAGGTCGTTTAAGCGTTCTGCTGTAGGCAAACTGAGTTGTGCCTTGAGATTGTTCTCGTAGTTGTCGCGCACAGGTTCACGATGAGATATAGCATAACTTGCATAGAATCGGTGGTTAGGATTAATCTGATAGTTCACTCCGAACTTAGGATTAAAGAAGCTAAAGTTATTCTTTAGGTCGTAAACAAGTGCTCCTGTTTTTGCATTAATCACGTCAGAAGGACCGTTCATCTTTATTCCTACGTGGCGATATTGTAGGTCTACGAATCCATTAAGCCCTTCAGTGAAAGTGTAATTCAATTTAGAGTAAACATTAAAGTCGGTCTTCTTAGTGTTATTGTCATAATAACGATGATAGGGGAAGAATGGATCTACAGGTTTAGCAACCCATGTAACATATCCATAGTGGTCGCCATCGTATTTATTCCAGCCACCTCCAATGGTAGCTTCAACATTCTTTTTGTTGTTAAACTGAAGTGAAGCAATAGTTCCGAAGAAGTCGTTTGAGAGCCATTTTTGACGTACTAACGAGCTTTTTGCTTTGGTCTTGTTAGCGTCTAATCCGTACTTTGATAGCTTTGTGTCCATTTTATATTGCTCATAGTAGCCCTTTCCGTTAGTATAATGCAAGGCAACGTTCAAAGTCCAATATTTGTTTAAGAATTGATTCCAAAACAATTGGTAGTGTTGTTGGTGATAATTGTCGGTTTGATCACGATAAAATTGAGCGTTTCCGTTAGCATCTTTCTCCATTTCACCACTGGGATTATAAGTTCTTCCATACAAACTTTGAATGTATTTAGAGGTATAGTCCCATGCATGATAAGTGCGTTCAGTTCCGTTAAAGGTAATAAATTTAACGATAGTGTTATCTGCAAAGTATCCAGCTTGAACGAAATAAGAATTCAACTTGGCAGAAGCACGATCTCTATAACCATCAGAACCGAGATTAGAAAGACGTCCTTGAATGCCCCAATGACCTCCAAGTAGTCCTGTTCCAAAGCGCAAAGTTTCTTTATGAGAAGCGTAAGAGCCAGCAGAAAGATCCACCGATAAGAAAGGATTCATACCAATTTGTTCGGTTTCCATATTGACAGTAGCACCAAAAGCACTGCTACCATTGGTAGAAGTTCCTACACCTCGTTGTATTTGCATTGATGAAACACTCGATGCAAAGTCGCTCATATTCACCCAATACACTTGTGAACTCTCCGCATCATTTATGGGAATACCATTCGAAGTGATGTTAATTCTACTTGGGTCTGTACCTCTTACACGTAAAGAAGTGTAGCCAATACCATTTCCTGCATCGCTAGTTGTGATGACAGAAGGGGTTAATGAGAGCAAGAAAGGAATGTCTTGTCCGTAGTTAATGGCTTTAAGTTGTTGCTTGTTGATGTTTTGAAATGCCATAGGGGTAGTTCTACTGGCACGTGTAGACGTCACTTGTACACTTTGAAGTTGGTAGGTCTTTAGTGTGTCTAACTTGGTTTCTTTTGGTGTTGCAGCATAAAGTGCAGGGCAACATGCTAGCAAAAATACTAGACTTTGTGGTTTTTTCATTTCCTTTTGAATGTATATAAATAAACAAAAGGGGCGTTTCTTGGTATCCTTTTTCCTCCGCTGGCATTATCCAGATCAGGTTTTAGGGTATAATCTCAGCTCGAAATGTCGGGCACCCCTTAACTTGCAGTCTGCAAATCGACGACAAATTTAATAAAAAAATGTAATAAATCCAGCAGAAAAAGACAAGAAAAACGTTTTTAACCCATTTCCTTTCTTCATCTAAAACGAATCTAACTGATAAAGAATGGCTATTCAATAGGAAGAGAGAATAAGCAAGTTTTAGGCGAAAAACGTTGTAAGAGATGAGGCTCAACAGCCTATTTGTAAACGAAAGAAAAGGAGAAAGGAAGCGAGGTGATGTGCTGTTGTGATGTGAACGCAATGCGTTGTGAAAGAAGAGGTTGCGCCCTCGCAAGGTAAAAGCTATGTTGTAGCCTTGTAAACTCAATGCTTTTAGCTACCAATGTCAATGCTTTTACTCACTAAAAGCATTGCTTTTGGAAATGAAACTCGATGTGCAATGCAAGTAAGAAGAGTGGAGAGAAATAAAAAAGACTGCACCATTACAGCGCAGTCTCTTTCTTTTTAGAATGAAATGAATTGATTATTCAGCGTCTAATTCAAGTATAAACTTCTCGATAACCCTTGCAACTCCGTCCTCTTCATTCGATGATGTAACGAAATTTGCACGACTTTTAACCTCTTGTGGAGCATTATCCATCGCAATTCCGAGTCCTGCATACTCAATCATAGATAAGTCATTGAATCCGTCACCCACCGCAATTACATCATTTTTGTCGATGTTTATCATTGAAAGAAGACGTTCAAGCGATTTCGCTTTATCTACTCCTGGGGGCACACACTCAAGGAAAAAGCTTGCAGAGCGATACACTTCAACTTGTCCAAACAAATCTTTTGACAATTGAAGTTCTAACTCATGCAATGGTGTTGGGTCGCCAACGATGAGACATTTGTTGATAGGATATTGCAAATCTTCAATGAAATTATCGCATTGTGTAACGGGTAACTTATTGATAAATGCCTCGTGTTCAACATAATTGTTATTCTCTTGAGTTGTAACAATACCATAATCTTGGTAGGTAAGGATAGCTAAATCCGCATTATTTGCCGCATTATATAAGGCTTCTACTTCGGGTTTGTCTATCGTTTGCTCGAAGATAGTTTCACGGGTGCTATAATCAATAATCTTACCTCCATTGAAAGCAAGAATAAATCCTCCGTAGTTGGTAAGCATAAGTTCATTTGCAATAGGGGTAATTCCGTATGTTGGACGTCCTGAAGCCAAAACAATTCTAACGCCTTTAGCTTGGGCTTGCATCAAAGCTTCTTTGGTTTTTGGGGTTATTTCCTTATAATTATTAGTGAGAGTGCCATCTAAATCGAGCACAAGCATTTTGTATTTCATCATAATGTCACTTTAGTTCATTTATTAAATTATAAAAGATGGTGTGTTTTTTAGCATTATTCTGCAGTAATACAAGATCTATACTATTTTAATCTTTGCAGAATTATACCTATTTATAATATACAATCTTTTTAACTTCTTATTTTTTTATGGGGGGCAAAAGTACATTTTTTATCTAATTTACGCAAATAAAACCCATTTTCTTTGCTCTTTCTAATGGAGAAAGCTATATGTAACCAATGAGAAAATGAACTCTTTAAATATAATATATGTAAATAGATGGCTGTAAATAAAAATATATATTATGGAATGTTGTATATTTTGAGATATTTTTTACCTTTGTATTAATAATAAATAATATAACTTAGGAATATAGTTAAATATATTTTTCTAACTAAAATGCACATCTTTTGCAACGAAATACATTGCTGGTGCGTCTATAAATAAACCTCAAGTCAAATATTTCTATTCTGTTTAAAGTAGAATAAAAACGAATTATAGCGCAAAGGGTACGAAAAAGAACGAAATATTTATTTTTTTATATATAACAAACATGGAAAAAGACGTTAATTTATTGCTCGCTACTTATGGAAAATACTTCCCAGAAGAGAGCATGGCGCAAGTAAGACAAATCTTTGAGAATATGGATTCTAACCAAGTATCTACCTTATCGATGCTTCAATTCAAAGATCCTTTGATGGCATTAATTATCTCTTTAATTGGAGGGGGATTGGGAATTGATCGTTTCTATATTGGTGATACCACTTTAGGAGTATTGAAATTGATTACATGTGGAGGCTTTTCGATATGGGCAATCATTGATCTTTTCTTGATTATGGGTGCTACTCGTCAAAAGAACTTAGAGAAATTGTTAGTTGCTCTCTAAGCTATAACCAATCAAAAGAAATGAAAGAGGCGAACACTAACTGTGCTTTAGACTGTTAAGGTCGAGGCTAGTGGGTTCGCTTTCTTTGTAGTTTAGATTGTAGATGAATAGCGATAAACGAGATCTTCGCATCATATCCATCTTCTTTTGTGCTGGAGTTGCGTGGTTATTGGTCAACCTTTTATGGAATGTACATATCGAAATATGTCCTTTTAAGAGGTTGATAGGACTGCCATGTCCATCTTGTGGCACCACAAGAGCATTTAAAAGCCTTTTCGCTTTCAATGTGGTTGAGGCGTTGAAGTACAACATAAACATTATTATATTATTGCCTTCGATTGTCACTTATGTTGCATTGAGGGTTTATGACCTTATTTTTCGCACCCAAAAATTAGAGCAAGTGTATCGCATAGTGAAAGAAATGCTGAATAAAAAGCTGGTCTTTTGCGCCTTTATTCTCTTCGAAATACTTGCTTGGATATTACATATTAGCTTATAATAAGTAGATATTTTAGATAAAAACACTTTCCTAAGTAGTTATTTATAGATATTATTTCCTATTAATAATGTAGTGAAGTATGATCAAGAGGTGTTGCAAAAGGATATGGACTACTATAATTCTAAGGGCTTAACGCTATCGGGTTCGGTTACTTATCACTTTCCCTTAGTGGTTAAAGGCAATAACACTTCGTGTTTTGTAAAGGCTTATGGCAATTATGAAGCAGGTACAAACAAGTTGAATCGCAATAATATTGGGGTATCGATTGGGGTTATTT
Protein-coding regions in this window:
- a CDS encoding bifunctional UDP-sugar hydrolase/5'-nucleotidase, whose protein sequence is MKKLIIALSLAATFVVSKSEAQTKSIAKSTEKGTKELVILHTNDTHSCIYPLNPQLADTLKAGRGGFLRRIAMLKEERKKNPDLLLFDSGDFSQGSPYYTLFKGDVEVGLMNKMHYDAVTIGNHEFDFGLKNMERLFKKAKFPIVCANYDFTGTPLAKIVKPYIILKRKGIKIGVFGLSPQLDGLVDAKNYETVRYINPITATNEVVSTLKNKEKCDLIICISHLGWTEKTMNEQLLIPQTRYVDLVLGGHSHTFFETLRTHKDLDNNIVYNDQNGKSGIFIGKMTIQMAKNKR
- a CDS encoding TonB-dependent receptor; translation: MKKPQSLVFLLACCPALYAATPKETKLDTLKTYQLQSVQVTSTRASRTTPMAFQNINKQQLKAINYGQDIPFLLSLTPSVITTSDAGNGIGYTSLRVRGTDPSRINITSNGIPINDAESSQVYWVNMSDFASSVSSMQIQRGVGTSTNGSSAFGATVNMETEQIGMNPFLSVDLSAGSYASHKETLRFGTGLLGGHWGIQGRLSNLGSDGYRDRASAKLNSYFVQAGYFADNTIVKFITFNGTERTYHAWDYTSKYIQSLYGRTYNPSGEMEKDANGNAQFYRDQTDNYHQQHYQLFWNQFLNKYWTLNVALHYTNGKGYYEQYKMDTKLSKYGLDANKTKAKSSLVRQKWLSNDFFGTIASLQFNNKKNVEATIGGGWNKYDGDHYGYVTWVAKPVDPFFPYHRYYDNNTKKTDFNVYSKLNYTFTEGLNGFVDLQYRHVGIKMNGPSDVINAKTGALVYDLKNNFSFFNPKFGVNYQINPNHRFYASYAISHREPVRDNYENNLKAQLSLPTAERLNDLEVGYQLRLKKFNAGVNFYHMNYKDQFVLTGEVNNLGEAITRNFAKSYRMGVELEMNYKPTSWFEWSANATFSKNRVSNVSVTDDKGATQVIEGESPLSFSPSAMFNNIFTFNYKGFKAMLINRYVGEQYLTNTGIRNMVSKDKDSNPVLSTMMLKSYCVTDLDLSYNFSLKRLGVKDATFGVSFYNLFSAKYDNNGWAGPEYTKVNNKLTAVNTQGPYDTDAAGFAPSAPFNFMAHLSLNF
- a CDS encoding DUF2752 domain-containing protein; this translates as MIGLPCPSCGTTRAFKSLFAFNVVEALKYNINIIILLPSIVTYVALRVYDLIFRTQKLEQVYRIVKEMLNKKLVFCAFILFEILAWILHISL
- a CDS encoding Cof-type HAD-IIB family hydrolase, giving the protein MKYKMLVLDLDGTLTNNYKEITPKTKEALMQAQAKGVRIVLASGRPTYGITPIANELMLTNYGGFILAFNGGKIIDYSTRETIFEQTIDKPEVEALYNAANNADLAILTYQDYGIVTTQENNNYVEHEAFINKLPVTQCDNFIEDLQYPINKCLIVGDPTPLHELELQLSKDLFGQVEVYRSASFFLECVPPGVDKAKSLERLLSMINIDKNDVIAVGDGFNDLSMIEYAGLGIAMDNAPQEVKSRANFVTSSNEEDGVARVIEKFILELDAE
- a CDS encoding 5'-nucleotidase C-terminal domain-containing protein yields the protein MNTKHIISSCFLSVILCASCSSGYHLSNITRERILIDNRYDASPDTDANKFMEPFKHRVDSIMAPVVGTTSMPLANYRPESPLSNLLSDILVWGAKPYQQQVDFAVYNIGGIRAAFAKGDITVGDVVDVAPFENKICFLNLSGEKVMELFKQIASTGGEGVSSAVHLEITKQGELKKALISNQPIDSNKQYRIATLDYLAQGNDKLEAFKSRTNVLSPQDYHSNVRFIIMDYFREVAKQGNKVGAKVEGRITILP
- a CDS encoding thiamine diphosphokinase is translated as MIKKLNESTLFDAVIVANGLFPTSQLAWHFLKNSPYICCCDGAGATLIEHGLVPHAIVGDCDSLPQALKEQYQDILHVVEEQENNDLTKATLHCKSLGFKRILYVGATGKREDHTLGNISLIIRYFKEFNLEPVYLSDYGYFVPAQNTCSFETKAGKAVSIFNFSCTQLQSEGLKWSLYPTSEWWQGTLNKATNNMITIRSNGYYMLYFEI
- a CDS encoding TM2 domain-containing protein yields the protein MEKDVNLLLATYGKYFPEESMAQVRQIFENMDSNQVSTLSMLQFKDPLMALIISLIGGGLGIDRFYIGDTTLGVLKLITCGGFSIWAIIDLFLIMGATRQKNLEKLLVAL
- a CDS encoding DUF6850 family outer membrane beta-barrel protein, translating into MDYYNSKGLTLSGSVTYHFPLVVKGNNTSCFVKAYGNYEAGTNKLNRNNIGVSIGVIY
- the pnuC gene encoding nicotinamide riboside transporter PnuC, with protein sequence MITSYIVQHWLDIFTTILGLVYIYLEYRASIALWFVGIIMPAMDVYLYYSHGLYGDAGMAVYYTFAGIYGYMMWKWDNKAKGSQHGASAITHMPQRLYLPVTLIMFTTWAVTYYILVTFTDSSVPALDAFTNAASFIGLWALARKYIEQWLFWIIVDIICTILYVYKGIPFKAGLYGLYVVIAILGWFKWKQMMLKQKNITLQE